One genomic segment of Nerophis lumbriciformis linkage group LG20, RoL_Nlum_v2.1, whole genome shotgun sequence includes these proteins:
- the stbd1 gene encoding uncharacterized protein stbd1 yields MGLTGSDGVAVERRVDLASLFCMIGRHGPAVALAVFAVVSVLAGYVIYRAVRRRKTEEEKHLPAGGDGSAQAGLEAARAAASTGVTDDDFLDVKQEDEETETQPQVRQRRAAVERDSWLCSPPQTDIRAPVSHHDTSPHMQTVQSWSMEPDVIFEEPGLTLQSAVAEVQEEDAEVCSSSARVDAVKDEEIPRSSLAEPPEICHEEHDQPRWDLVTDEGISMKNSTQEGNLQPLSQVVYMEEPLVLEEYVDQDKQDIGSTPETETVELNTTHTSLENVNRHQNNLQEEERTNEVIQAKEDDGDQSKNTAVGVDAQSEEHLEQEDHSLACNLETDVLHDEPVESCLISVRSEDKPSVPIMVEELVDELVSRITSDALGSFDYKSTNDQPRKVEVPTLDEDVEPPMPSDQSQSVTGMTESGSTTVEDEEPVEHMSKPHVLVYDDQQSVQEMNQFEPPMTLAQVQNMIENDSTTVEDEEPVEHMSKPHVLVYDDQQSVQEMNQFEPPMPLAQVQNMTENDSTTVEDEEPVEHRSIPHVLGDDDQQSIQEMNQFEPPMTSAEVENMIEMIENDSTTVEDEEPVEHMSKPHVLVYDDQQSVQEMNQFEPPMTSAQVQIMTENGSTTVEDKEPVEHRSIPHVLGDDQQSVQEMNQFEPPMTSAQVQIMNENGSTTVEDKEPVEHASKPHVVVYDDQEANQFEPPAEVQNMIENDSTTEVKEPVEHMFKPHICPSAQEINNVSIIDSITETDPSIQDLRVDSAVDTDARDQTFHKGISSQDQQNVQIEDFSFVVIDPSPEMTLPLFMPSDLRYDDMTCGVGEESGISSMAVSPELTDPGNHFSAMELPVMDLEPPMKEKPETQTSLFADDASLSVMGEVEAAMGFEPQPDPLPDRSDRDSFTVNQVGDQRVEMRSDEQDVKVPESVKEKRDCAENKETEKDETFAKTEINIMEATMDHNEWITDSNQHLPWMNLTLPSFGQHHTEEPKYTDSEPPCEVQQTHVLHENLGSRNVSVTFRVHYLTQSPFQKLAVTGNRPELGNWKGYVPLERAEDGHWAAAVSLPAKSLAQWKFVVVDQGEVRRWEECGNRLLDTTGCGEDVLVHKFWGFL; encoded by the exons ATGGGCCTCACAGGCAGCGACGGCGTGGCCGTGGAAAGACGTGTCGACCTGGCGTCCCTCTTCTGCATGATCGGGCGGCACGGTCCGGCCGTGGCTCTGGCCGTGTTCGCCGTGGTGTCGGTGCTGGCGGGCTACGTCATCTACCGAGCCGTGAGGAGGAGGAAGACCGAGGAAGAGAAGCACCTTCCCGCGGGGGGCGACGGGTCGGCGCAGGCCGGACTGGAGGCAGCGAGAGCCGCTGCTTCAACAG GAGTTACAGATGACGACTTTCTGGACGTGAAACAAGAGGATGAAGAAACTGAAACTCAACCCCAAGTCCGGCAACGCCGAGCTGCTGTTGAGAGGGACTCTTGGCTCTGTTCTCCCCCTCAGACTGACATCCGAGCACCAGTCAGCCACCATGATACCTCACCCCACATGCAAACTGTGCAGTCCTGGTCCATGGAACCAGATGTGATCTTTGAGGAGCCCGGTCTGACCCTGCAAAGTGCGGTGGCGGAAGTACAGGAGGAGGATGCTGAGGTCTGCTCCTCCAGTGCCAGAGTGGACGCCGTGAAGGATGAAGAGATTCCACGGAGCAGCTTGGCAGAACCACCTGAGATCTGCCATGAAGAGCAT GACCAACCACGCTGGGATCTTGTCACAGATGAGGGTATTTCCATGAAAAACTCCACACAAGAGGGAAACTTACAGCCTTTGAGTCAAGTTGTGTACATGGAGGAACCCCTAGTCTTGGAGGAATATGTCGATCAAGATAAACAAGACATTGGATCTACGCCAGAGACGGAAACCGTGGAACTGAACACGACACACACAAGCCTTGAAAATGTCAATCGCCACCAAAACAATCTTCAAGAAGAGGAGAGAACAAACGAGGTCATCCAGGCTAAAGAGGACGATGGAGATCAGTCGAAGAACACAGCTGTTGGCGTTGATGCTCAGTCGGAAGAACATTTGGAGCAAGAGGACCACAGCCTGGCATGCAACCTAGAGACGGATGTTCTTCATGACGAACCTGTGGAGAGTTGTCTAATTAGTGTTCGCAGTGAAGACAAGCCAAGTGTCCCGATTATGGTTGAAGAACTTGTGGATGAACTCGTGTCACGTATCACCTCTGATGCCTTAGGCTCTTTTGATTACAAGTCAACAAATGACCAACCACGGAAAGTAGAAGTTCCAACTTTGGATGAAGATGTTGAACCTCCAATGCCATCAGATCAAAGTCAAAGTGTGACTGGGATGACTGAAAGTGGTTCAACCACAGTGGAAGATGAGGAACCGGTCGAACATATGTCCAAACCCCATGTTCTAGTCTATGATGATCAACAAAGCGTCCAAGAGATGAACCAGTTCGAACCTCCGATGACATTGGCTCAAGTCCAAAACATGATTGAAAATGATTCAACCACAGTGGAAGATGAGGAACCGGTTGAACATATGTCCAAACCCCATGTTCTAGTCTATGATGATCAACAAAGCGTACAAGAGATGAACCAGTTCGAACCTCCGATGCCATTGGCTCAAGTCCAAAACATGACTGAAAATGATTCAACCACAGTGGAAGATGAGGAACCGGTTGAACATAGGTCCATACCCCATGTTCTCGGCGATGATGATCAACAAAGCATCCAGGAGATGAACCAATTTGAACCTCCGATGACATCGGCTGAAGTCGAAAACATGATTGAAATGATTGAAAATGATTCAACCACAGTGGAAGATGAGGAACCGGTCGAACATATGTCAAAGCCCCATGTTCTCGTCTATGATGATCAACAAAGCGTCCAAGAGATGAACCAGTTTGAACCTCCGATGACATCGGCTCAAGTCCAAATCATGACTGAAAATGGTTCAACCACAGTAGAAGATAAGGAACCGGTGGAACATAGGTCCATACCCCATGTTCTCGGCGATGATCAACAAAGCGTCCAAGAGATGAACCAGTTTGAACCTCCGATGACATCGGCTCAAGTCCAAATCATGAATGAAAATGGTTCAACCACAGTAGAAGATAAGGAACCGGTGGAACATGCGTCCAAACCCCATGTTGTCGTCTATGATGATCAAGAGGCGAACCAGTTTGAGCCACCAGCTGAAGTCCAAAACATGATTGAAAATGATTCAACCACAGAAGTTAAGGAACCGGTCGAACATATGTTCAAACCCCATATCTGCCCAAGTGCCCAAGAGATTAACAATGTAAGCATCATTGACTCAATTACTGAAACTGATCCCTCCATTCAGGATCTGAGGGTTGACTCTGCAGTCGATACAGATGCTAGAGACCAAACCTTCCACAAGGGCATCTCCTCTCAAGACCAACAAAATGTCCAAATTGAAGATTTTTCCTTTGTCGTCATTGATCCTTCTCCTGAAATGACCCTACCGCTCTTCATGCCAAGCGATCTGAGGTACGACGACATGACATGCGGTGTCGGTGAGGAGAGCGGAATTTCCAGCATGGCCGTCAGCCCTGAACTAACTGACCCTGGGAATCACTTCAGTGCCATGGAGCTTCCGGTGATGGATCTGGAACCACCCATGAAGGAGAAACCGGAGACTCAAACTAGCCTCTTTGCCGACGATGCAAGTCTGTCAGTAATGGGGGAAGTTGAAGCGGCAATGGGGTTTGAGCCTCAACCAGATCCGCTGCCAGACCGTTCTGATCGTGACTCATTTACAGTAAACCAGGTCGGAGACCAAAGAGTAGAGATGAGAAGTGATGAGCAGGATGTGAAAGTACCAGAAAGTGTTAAGGAGAAAAGGGATTGTGCAGAAAATAAAGAAACCGAAAAAGATGAGACCTTTGCAAAGACTGAAATAAATATCATGGAGGCCACTATGGACCATAACGAGTGGATCACGGATAGTAACCAACATCTTCCCTGGATGAACCTCACACTGCCGTCTTTTGGCCAGCATCACACTGAAGAACCAAAGTACACCGATTCAGAGCCCCCATGTGAAGTCCAACAAACCCACGTTCTTCATGAAAACCTGGGAAGTAGGAACGTCAGCGTGACCTTCCGTGTCCACTACCTCACCCAGTCGCCCTTCCAGAAGTTGGCCGTCACAGGAAACCGGCCGGAGCTGGGAAACTGGAAGGGGTACGTCCCTCTCGAGCGCGCCGAGGACGGACACTGGGCGGCGGCGGTGAGTCTTCCCGCCAAGAGCCTCGCGCAGTGGAAGTTTGTGGTGGTGGACCAGGGGGAGGTCCGTCGCTGGGAAGAATGCGGCAACAGACTGCTCGATACTACGGGATGCGGCGAAGATGTGCTCGTGCATAAATTTTGGGGTTTTCTGTGA